The sequence AGGCGCTGAAGTCCCGTTCTGGACCGTTGCGGCAAGCGCCTCCCGCACGTTTGCGGCCTCGACACGAATGCCGAAGTAGCGCGCGCTTCGCAGAAGCCGGGCGATATGCTCCTCCGCCAGAAAGAATCGATTGTGAAAAAGTACCGTCTCGAACAAATCGAATGCCGCCACGTCGGTAGTCAAAACCGCGGCCTTGCTGAGACATTCGAGGAATTCGCTTTCCGGGTTCGAGTCCCACGTGATGCCGCTGCCGACCGGATACTCCGCCACGCCCGACCGGCCGTCGATCGTCGCGCAACGAATCGCCACGTTGAATGCGGCGTTGCCCGCCGGCGATATCCATCCGATCGCACCGCAATACACGCCGCGCGGGTACTGCTCGAACTCCGCGAGCAACTGCATCGTGCGCACCTTCGGCGCGCCGGTCACCGAACCCGAAGGAAACAGCGCGCGCATGATCTCCGGCATCCGCGCGCGCGTTCGCGACGCGATACGCGACGTCATCTGCCACACGGTCGGATAGCGTTCCACCGCGAACAGTTGCTCGACGTGTACCGATCCCGTATCGCTGATCCGGCCCATGTCGTTGCGCAACAAGTCCACGATCATCACATTTTCGGCGCGGTCTTTTTCCGACAGCAGCAACTCTTCGGCGAGATGTTCGTCTTCTTCGAGCCAACGTCCGCGCGGCCGCGTGCCTTTCATCGGCCGCGTGCGCAACACGCCGTCTTTCAGCGTGAAAAACTGTTCGGGCGACACGCAGATGATCTTGAATCGCCCCGTGTCGACGTACGCGCAATAGTCCGCCTGTTGCGCGGCGCGCAGATCGCGGAACCAGCAGAAGGCGTCGCCGCTGAACGTCGCGTGCAACGGAAACGTGTAGTTGACCTGGTACGTGTCGCCCGCCGAAATGTAGTCGAGAATCTGCTTGATGTGCGATCGGTAATCGTCGCGCGTCAAAGCCGATTCCCATTCGCTGACGACGTACGATCCGGTTCGTGGGTCGATCTTCGTCGATTTCTCGTAGATGCCGAACCACACCAGTGGCACGTCCGACGGCGCGTGGCACTCGAATGCGGGATCGAACGCGGGCGCCGCGTCGTACGAGACAAACCCCGCGGCCCACTTGCCGTCGTCGACGAAATGCTGCACCTGCTCGAGCGCGGGCAGCACCTCCGCCATCGTCTGCGCGCTGACAATCGTGTCGGGATCGCGAAACGCCTTCTCCTTCGACCGGGACGCGAATACGATTTCACCCAGCGCCATGTGTCACCTGCGCGCGCCCAACCGAAACACGCGCATTGCGTTATCGGTTGTTCGCTCGACCAGTTCCTGCACGTCGACGTTCTTCACCGTGGCCAGCGTTTCGGCCGTGTGCGTCACAAACGCGGGTTCGCAACGACGCCCGCGCACCGGCTGCGGCGCTAGGTACGGGCTGTCCGTCTCGAGCAACAATCGGTCCATTGGCACTACCGCGGCCGCCTCGCGCAGCGCGCCCGCCTTCGGATACGTTACGTTGCCCGCAAAGGAAACGTAATACCCCCGCCCCGAACACCGCTCGGCAAACGCGGCGTCGCCGGAAAAGCAATGCATGATGACGCCGGGGATTTCCGCATCGTGTTCCGCGAGAATCGAGAGCGTATCCGCCTCGGCGTCGCGGTTGTGGATCGCCACCGGCAACGACAGGTCCGCGGCGAGTTCCAACTGCGCGTGAAAGGCCGCTTGCTGCAGAGGCGCCGGGGCCTCGTTGTACTTGTAGTAATCGAGCCCAATCTCGCCGATCGCGACCACGTACCGGTTCGAGGCCAATTCCGTTAACGCCGATAACGTCTCGGCAGAAATCTCGTCGGGATGATACGGATGCACACCCACCGCCGCGTAGACGTTTTCGCGCGTCAACGCCACCGCCGCGCGGCTGGACTCCACCGTGTCGCCAATCAGCACGATCCCGTCCAACGTGTCCAGGGCGCGCGCCATCACCGCTGCGCGGTCGTCGTCGAATTTCGCGTCCTGAAGGTGGCAGTGCGTATCGACAAGGCGCATTAGGATTGTGGAGGCCTCGGTCCGCCGCCGCCATGCCCGCGGCCGCCACGGCGCCGTCTGCGGTGCCGGCCGTGCCGAACTCCCCCACCTTCGCGCTGCTGCTGGCCTTCCGGGCGCCCCGGGTGCGGCGCGCCGTGCTGTTGCGGATGCGGCGCCTGATCGCGCGGGCGATCGTCACCGCGCGGCGGCGCCGGTTGCGCTGTGTCCGTCGGTGGTGCATCCGCCTCATCCAGAAAATCAACGACCGCGGAATGTTCTTCCTCGCGATCGTCCAACTCCGCAATCGCGTCCATGCTTTCCGCACCGTCCATTTCTTCGAGGCGTTCCTGCCAGTCGGCGGGCTTGTGGCGAATTGTCGAGTGGGCGAACGCGCCCTCGCGGCCCATTGCCTCTTGATACACCTCCGGCGCCTCGACGTCGCGCCCGGCCACCGCGGAAATCTCGCGGCGTCCGCGCGATTCCTGATACTGTTCGTTTTCGTAGCTCAAACAGCACAAGAGCCGGCCGCACTGTCCACTGATCTTGGATGGATTCAACGAAAGGTTTTGGCGCTTGGCCATCTTCATCGAGATCGGCTTGAATTCGCGCAGCCACGTCGAGCAGCACAGTTCGCGCCCGCACACGCCGATACCGCCCAGAATCTTCGCCTCGTCGCGAACCTGTATGTGCCGCAACTCGATTCGTGTCTTGAGGTCCTGCGCCAGGTCGCGCACCAACTGCCGGAAATCCACGCGGTCTTCCGCCGTGAAGTAGAAAATGATCTTGTGCCGGTCGAACGTGTACTCCGCGTCCACCAACTTCATCGGAAGGTTGCGTTCCCGAACGCGAATCGCGCAAGTCTCGAGCGCGCGCTCCTCTTCCATCTGAATATGATGGAACGTCGTCTCGTCCTGGTGCGTAATCTTGCGCACCACGCTCATCTTGTACCGGTTCTTCGCCGCGTCCGGGATCGGCTCGGGCGGCACGATGCACGTCCCATACTCGAGCCCGCGCTCCGTGCGAACGATACAGTCCTCGTTGCGGACGAGTGGGATATCTTCTTCGCACAAGAATGTGAACACCCGCGTCGGTTTGCGCAGGCGCACTTTCACCGTTTGCATACCTATCTATACTCCTCGCGAGGTCTTCGCCCCGCGTCAATTGGTCTGACCCGTCAGAAGGGCCAGACCCGATCGGACGGTTGCCTACCGAGCGGCAAGCGCGAAGAAAAGGTCCCGGAACACGCGCTCTTCCGGAATGAACCGATCCAGGTTCACCCGGGCCTGTTCGATAGCCACGATCTTCGCACCGGGGTCCCCACCGCGCGACGTGCCAAGACCGTCCTTGCTGTCCTTATTCCATACGTGGCCCGTGCCGCCCGTGGCGTCGGCCACCAACACATCACGGTACCACGTTTGCATGAGGTAAAGGTACTCGACAATGTCCCGCCGGACCGTCGCCGCCATGAGCGCCAACCGCTCTTCCTTCGCGCTCTCTGCGTCGCCCCGGCTCTGCTCATCCATGGCGTCGCTTGCCGCCTCGGCCTTCACAGCGGCCTCGATTTGTTTGCGCTGGTCTTCGAGAAACGCGGCAAACTCCTCCGCCATCACGACCGGGTCGTCGCCCGACGCCAAACGCTCGACCAGCGAAAACGCGACCTTTCGCTTCTCCGAATCGACCAAATCCAACGCGCGCGACATCTGCCCTTCGGCGATCTCGGCGATACTGTCCGCGAGGTCTGTCGGCAAGTCGCGATCGCGGCGGAGTAGCTCGGAAACGGTCTCGCGGCGGAGTTGCCGAAACCGTACCGCCTGGCAGCGGGACCGAATCGTCGGCAGCAGCATCCGAGGATGTTCGCTGATCAAGATAAACAACGACCGGCCCGGCGGTTCTTCCAGGGTTTTCAAAAAGTGGTTCTGAGCGGACGGGTTCATGCGCTCGGCATCGAGCATGACAAAAATGCGCCACTGCGACTCGAACGGGCGCAGAGACGCAAACTCGTTGACCTCGTCGATTTCTTCGCGCTTGATCATGCGCGACTTGTCCTTCGGCGCGAGCACGCGAATATCGGGATGGTTGCCGTGCGCGATCTTGCGGCAGGAAATACACTGGCCGCACGCGTCGATTTTCGCTTCCCTGCAGTTCAGCGCTTTGGCGAACTCGATCGCGGCCAATTGTTTTCCCACGCCGCCAGGCCCCCAAAAGAGCAGGCCATTCGGTATGCGCTCGTGCTCGATGAAATTGCGCAATAGCCGCAGCGCAATTTCCTGATCGCGAATGTCCGCGAAACTCATGGCAAGTGCGGCTCCACGATCCGCCAAATGATGTCCGACAACTCTTCCACTGTGCGGGTCGCATCGACGGTACGGACGCGGAGGGGGTCGTGCTCGGCAATGCGCAGAAACTCGTTGCGCACGGCGCGGTGAAACGCCAGCGGTTCCGACTCGATGCGATCGAGTTCACGCGCGGCGCCCGCGCGTTCCAGCCCGATTTCCGCGGGAAGATCGAGCAATATTGTCAGGTCCGGCCACGTTTCCCTGGTGGCAATCTCGTGCGCAGCACGGATAATCCCGCGCTCGATGGCCCGCCCCGCGCCCTGATACGCCGTCGTCGAATCCGCAAACCGGTCGCAAATAACGATCGTTCCCGCGTTCAGCGCAGGACGGATCAGTTCGTCCACATGCTGCGCCCGCGCTGTCGAATAGAGCAGCAGTTCCGTCACGGGCTTGATGTCTTTGTTCGCGGGATCGAGCACGATTTCGCGAATCCGCTCGCCGGTCACCGTGCCGCCGGGTTCGCGCGTCACGACGACCTTGCGCCCCTCCGCCTCGATGCGCCCGCGCAACAACGCGACCTGCGTTGACTTGCCGCAGCCTTCGATGCCCTCGAACGTGATGAATAACCCGCTCATTCGCCCAACGCCTTGCGCCGCGCCGCCTGCGCGGACTGAAAGAACGCATCGAGTTCGTCCGCATTTCCCTGCTCGATGATGCCGCAAATCGCTTCAACATCTTCGCCGAATTCGCGTAACCCCGCGACGATGGCGTCGCGGTTGGTGAGGCAGATGTCGCGCCAGATTTCCGCGCGGCCTTCGGCGATCCGCGTCACGTCGCGGAACCCTTTCCCGACGAGGTCTTTCACGTCGCCGCCGCCGGCGGCCAACTCCGCCACGAGCGCGGCAATAATATGCGGTATATGGCTGGTGCGCGCGACAACGTCGTCGTGAAGTTGGGGCGGAATCTCCACGACGCGCGATCCGACCGAACGCCACAGGGCGCAGACCAGTTCGTGCGCATCGTCCGCGTGGTTGTCTTTTGGCTCGACAATGGTGACGCAGCCGTCGTAGAGATGCGGCGTGGAATGTTCAGGGCCGTACTTCTCGGAACCGGCCATGGGATGGCTTCCGACGAACCGATACGGTTCGGACCAATTGGTTCGAATGTGCGCACAGATTTCGGCCTTGGTGCTCGCCACGTCCGTGACCACCACGTGCGGGGCGATGCGCGTGCGAACGACATCGAGTTGCTGCGGCACGAGCGCGGCGGGCGTGCAGAGCACGACAAGGTCCGCGCCCTTCATCGCCCCGGCCAAGTCAAGCGTCCCTTCGTCGATCGCGCGCATCGCACGCGCCGTTTCAAGTACTTCCTGCCGGCGCCCAACACCGCGCACCAACTTGGCCAGGCCGCGATCCTTGAGCGCGAGGCCAAGCGATCCGCCCAGCAACCCGACACCAACGATCGTGACCGTGCCAAACCGTGGATTCATCCCTGCTCCCGCGCGACCGCGATCGCCTCCTGCAACGTGAACGCGCCCAGGTACAGGGCGCGGCCGACGATTACCTCGTCGACGCCGTCTCGTTCCGCCGCGCAAACGCGCCGAACATCGTCAAGCGACGACATCCCGCCGGACACCGTCACCGGAATTCCTACGGCGCGCGCGACGGCCCGCGTCGCGTCGACGTTTGGCCCCTTCATCATGCCGTCGCTGAGGATATCAGTATAGATGATGCGCGACGCGCCGGCGTCTTCGACTTGTTTGGCGAACTCGACGGCGTCCGTGCCAGTGTCTTCGAGCCAGGCATTCAACGAGACTTTCCCCGCACGCGCGTCGATGCCGACGGCTATCTTACCCGGGAACGCGGCTACGGCGTCGCGTAGAAATGCGGGGTCCTTGTGCGCGGCCGTGCCCAAGATGGCGCGGTCCGTTCCAGCTCCGAATACGGTTTCGAGATCGCGCATGGTGCGGATGCCGCCGCCCACCTCGGTGCGAATCCCGGCCAACGACATCGCGCGCAACGCGTCCGCGATGCACACGTGTCCCGCCTTCGCGCCGTCGAGATCGACGACGTGGACGATTTCCGCGCCACCGTCGCGCCACTGCGCCGCCTGGTCAACGGGGTCCTTCGAGAACACCGTCTCCTGGGCGTAGTCGCCCTGAACCAGGTTCACGCACAGCCCGCCCCGAATGTCCACCGCGGGGACGATGCGCATCGCTAGGCCGCTGCGAGTTTGGCTTTGACGAGTTCGACGATCTTGGCGAAGCTCGCCTCGTCCGTCGCGGCGATTTCCGCGAGCATCTTGCGGTTCACGTCGATGTTCGCCAGCTTGAGGCCCTGCATGAACCGGCTGTACGGTATGCCCGCCGCCCGCGCCGCCGCGTTGATGCGCGCAATCCACAACTGGCGGAACTCGCGCTTGCGCACGCGCCGGTCGCGGAACGCATAGACGCCCGAGTGGTCGACCTGCTGCTTCGCGGTCTTGAGGAGTTTGCTGTGTGCGCCGCGGTAGCCCTTGGCGCGCTTCAATATCTTCTTGCGGCGGTCGCGTGACGCCGGTGAATTGGTTGCTCTTGGCATGACATGAATTCCTTATCGCTATCCGCCGAAGCGGTACTGGCCTCAGTTCAGGGTGGAGCGGTGCCCGCAACGGGGCCGCGCCGAGACGACTACCCGTACGGCAGCAGAATCTTGAGCCGCTGCTTCTCCGCGTCGCTCGTGAGCGTCGCCTTGCGCAACGAACGCTTCCGCTTCTGACTCTTGTGCGTGAGCTTGTGCCGTACAAAAGCGCTGTTCCGCTTGAACTTGCCCGACGCGGTCCGCTTCAGGCGTTTCGCCGTGGCTCTATTTGTCTTCATCTTTGGCATAGCACTCTCCTATCGATAATGGCCCCGGCGCAATCGCATCGCGGGGTCCCGCTCCGGCAACGGAAAAAAGACCCCTCGACCGCCTTGTCCCAACGCGGACCGAATCCGTCTCCCGAATACAAGCCGACGCCTGTGACTACTTCGTCGGCGACAACACTACGACCATCTGGCGGCCTTCCAGCCGCACCTTGCTTGCGTCATGCTGCTCCTGGCACAAGTCCTTGGTGGAGTCGAGCACGCGCTGCAAGATCTGCTGGCCGAACTCCGGGTGCGCCATCTCGCGCCCGCGGAACGTAATCGTCACCTTGACCTTGTTGCCTTCCTGCAAGAACTCCCGGACGTGGTTCGTCTTGTAATCGAAGTCGTGATCGTCGATCTTCGGGCGATACTTGACCTCTTTTACGTGAATCACCGTCTGGTGCTTGCGCGATTCTTTCATGCGCTTGCTCTGTTGGTACTTGTACTTCCCGTAGTCCATGATGCGGCACACCGTCGGCGACGCATTCGGCGCTACTTCCACCAAGTCCAACCCCCGCTCGTACGCGTCACGTAACGCATCCGGCGGAGACATGATCCCTAACTGGTTTCCTTGTTCGTCGATAACGCGCACCTGGCGGGCGATGATCTGTTCATTCACCCGGATGCGCAAATCCACAGGCTTGGCGATAACCAGGACCTCCTATTGACCGTGGGGCCTTGTGCCCGCCCGTACGCGCCACGGCCCGCGCACAGGCACAAAAAAGTCGCGGCAGAAAGCGCCCGCCTTCTGCCGCGAACATACCAGTATCTCGCGATTTTGACCCTGCGCCCAGACCCAATCGGGCCGCGGCAAGGTGAGAAGCAGGCGCTTCTACTTGACTTACAACAGGCCGAAGTCTACCCGAGGGGACGGGCAGGTGTCAAACCTCGGGTTTCGGGAATCGGGCGTCGGGAATGGAAGACGAATCATGCCCGCGCACGGGGGCTTTCGATTCGCTGATGACAAACGCAATAGACCCGATCTGCGGAACCCGACAGCCGGCTTCCGGCGAAACGTTCGTAATTTCACACCTTCACACGGATTCGCGCTATCATTTGGCCCATCATCGGGAGCTTGTTGTCATGCTCACATTACTCGTGCTCCACGCCGCCTGCTTCGCCGCGCCGGATAACACCCTCACGGATCAGGAGAAAAGCGACGGCTGGGTTCTCCTCTTCGACGGCAAGACCCTCGACGGCTGGACGACGCCCGAAGGCGCGCAGAGCAAGACGCCCATCCAGGACGGCTGCATCAACCCGCACGGTTGCGGCGGCTACATGATGACCTATAAGGAACCGCTGGGCGATTTCGTCCTCGCGTGCGATTTCAAGATCAGCCCGAAATGCAACTCCGGCATCTTCGTCCGTACCTTTCCGTTGACTCCGCTGCCCGGCAAAGATGTCGGCTGGAACGGCGTCGAGATCGCTATCGACGACACGACGGAAGCGGGCTACGTTGACACCGGCGCGATCTACGATCTGTCCAAACCTGCCAAGAACGCCATGAAGCCCGTCGGCGAATGGAACCACATCGAAATAACGTGCAAGGGCCCGGTCATCACGGTCGTGCTCAACGGCGAGAAGGTCAACGAATGCGACCTCTCTAAGTTCACCGAACCCAACAAGCGCCCCGACGGATCGGCGCACAAGTTCGATCATCCGTTTAACACCCACCCGCAAAAGGGCTACATCGGCTTGCAGGACCACGGCAGCGACTGCTGGTACAAGAACATCAAGATCCGGCCGCTCAAAGGGTAGAATCAATTCAACCGTGGGCTGTAGATTTCATGGCCGTGGATACCAGGGCATATCACACAAGAGACGGAACCTGAATGGATCACGTCGCGCCAGATCGCCCGTCCTCTTCAGCCCCTGAAGACGGGGCGCCACTTCGTGGCAAACCTGCGGCTCTTCACGAAGCCGATGCGGGGGAACAGCAAGCGCCGTTTAGTGCGGAGACCGAACGCGCTCGTCACGCGCAACAGCGCTGGGCGCAGGTCCCCATAAACGAGCGGCTGCGGCGCGTGCGCGCGTTCCGCCACGAATTGGTAGACGCATCACGGCGCATCTGCAAGACGATTGCCGGCGACGTCGGAAAACGATACGACGAAACGCTCGTTGCCGAGGTCTTACCGCTGGCGCAAGAATGCCGTTTCCTCGAAGCGAACGCGCGCCGCATTCTGCGCCCGCGCAAGAGTCCGCTGCGCACGCGGCCGATACTGCTCTGGGGGCAGCGCGATGTAACTTTTCGACGGCCCCGCGGCGTGGTCGCCGTCATCGGCACATGGAACCTTCCTATGGCGATCAACGTCGTGCCGATCTTGCATGCCCTCACGGCCGGAAACGCCGTGCTGTTTAAGCCGTCGGAGGTCGCGCCGCGCACGGGCGAACTGATTGCCGACCTGATTGCGCGCGCCGGCTTTCCGGACGGGCTATTCCAACTGCTTCCCGCAAGCCGCGATGCGGGCCCCCAACTCGCCGAGGCAGACATCGATCACGTCGCGTTCACGGGCAGTTCGACCACGGGACGCGTGCTCGCGAGCACGCTGGGGCGCCGCTTGGTCACCTCCACCCTCGAATTGTCTGGGTGCGATCTGCTGCTCCTGCTCGAAGACGGCAATGTACCGCTGGCCGCGCGTGGCGCATGGTTCGGCGCGACGGCCAACGCCGGACAAGCCTGTGTCGGCACGCGCCGCGCCTTTGTGCCGCGTTCTCTGCTGGAGCCGTTTCTCGACGCGCTCGTGCCCTTGGTCGAATGCGCCGCGCCGGTTCCGCTCATCTTGTCCGCGCAGGTTAAACTCGCCGATCGATTGATTGCCGACGCGCTTGGACACGGCGCCCGGCTCATTCGCCGCGAGGGAGTCGAACCGGCGGACGGCCACGTGCAACCCGCGGCGCTCGTTCAGCCGGCGCCGGACACGTTGGCCTGCCGCGAAGCGTACTTCGTGCCATTACTCACGGTCGTCCCCTACGACACCGTCGAACAGGCCCTCGCGTGGGACGCGGAGTGTTCGTACAGCCTGGCAGCCAGCGTCTTTACCGCCGATGTCGCTCGCGCGCGCACCGTGGCAACACGGCTGCGCTGCGGCGTTGTCCACGTCAACGACGTGATCATCCCGATGGCGCACCCCGCGACGTCGTTTGGCGGCAGCGGCGCCAGTGGTTGGGGCCGCACGAAGGGCGTCGAGGGCCTGCTCGAAATGACCGTGCCCCAAGTGGTGAGCGCCGTCAGCGGCAGTTTTCGCCCGCACTTCGACACCTTGGGAACGCATTGGTTTTTCGATCCCGATTCGTTCGAGGCGTTAATCAAGCTGTTCCACGCGCGATCGCTGCGAGACAAATTCGGCGCTGCACGACACCTCGCCGGACAGGTGCTGGGGACGCGGCAGCGAGGCCCTTCCGACCGATTCCGCGATTCGCAGTAGCCGTCCGCGGCGCGCGTTACGTTGGCCGACGGCCCGTCACCCGCATCGGCACGCCGCGCTTCGGGCCCATCCCGAGATTCTGACGCGATTCGCGCTCCTCGCCCAGAGATTCGAGTTCCCATCGCATGACGATGGTTGCCAGCGAAACGCGCATCTGGTAATCGGAAAAAGCCGCGCCGATGCAACGCCGGTGTCCGCCTCCGAAAGGCAGAAACTCGAAAGG is a genomic window of Candidatus Hydrogenedentota bacterium containing:
- the pabB gene encoding aminodeoxychorismate synthase component I, with amino-acid sequence MALGEIVFASRSKEKAFRDPDTIVSAQTMAEVLPALEQVQHFVDDGKWAAGFVSYDAAPAFDPAFECHAPSDVPLVWFGIYEKSTKIDPRTGSYVVSEWESALTRDDYRSHIKQILDYISAGDTYQVNYTFPLHATFSGDAFCWFRDLRAAQQADYCAYVDTGRFKIICVSPEQFFTLKDGVLRTRPMKGTRPRGRWLEEDEHLAEELLLSEKDRAENVMIVDLLRNDMGRISDTGSVHVEQLFAVERYPTVWQMTSRIASRTRARMPEIMRALFPSGSVTGAPKVRTMQLLAEFEQYPRGVYCGAIGWISPAGNAAFNVAIRCATIDGRSGVAEYPVGSGITWDSNPESEFLECLSKAAVLTTDVAAFDLFETVLFHNRFFLAEEHIARLLRSARYFGIRVEAANVREALAATVQNGTSAPMRIRVLVNPAGQVRVESQAADKPASMRVGLARKYVQSTDIHLFHKTTHRAVYDQARATRPDCDDVILWNERGELTESTIANIVLELDGKFVTPPVSCGLLAGTFREHLLRNHVIHERVLEKADLRRAKGIYLINSVRRWVPATLVDR
- a CDS encoding TatD family hydrolase, with amino-acid sequence MRLVDTHCHLQDAKFDDDRAAVMARALDTLDGIVLIGDTVESSRAAVALTRENVYAAVGVHPYHPDEISAETLSALTELASNRYVVAIGEIGLDYYKYNEAPAPLQQAAFHAQLELAADLSLPVAIHNRDAEADTLSILAEHDAEIPGVIMHCFSGDAAFAERCSGRGYYVSFAGNVTYPKAGALREAAAVVPMDRLLLETDSPYLAPQPVRGRRCEPAFVTHTAETLATVKNVDVQELVERTTDNAMRVFRLGARR
- a CDS encoding stage 0 sporulation protein, which encodes MQTVKVRLRKPTRVFTFLCEEDIPLVRNEDCIVRTERGLEYGTCIVPPEPIPDAAKNRYKMSVVRKITHQDETTFHHIQMEEERALETCAIRVRERNLPMKLVDAEYTFDRHKIIFYFTAEDRVDFRQLVRDLAQDLKTRIELRHIQVRDEAKILGGIGVCGRELCCSTWLREFKPISMKMAKRQNLSLNPSKISGQCGRLLCCLSYENEQYQESRGRREISAVAGRDVEAPEVYQEAMGREGAFAHSTIRHKPADWQERLEEMDGAESMDAIAELDDREEEHSAVVDFLDEADAPPTDTAQPAPPRGDDRPRDQAPHPQQHGAPHPGRPEGQQQREGGGVRHGRHRRRRRGGRGHGGGGPRPPQS
- the holB gene encoding DNA polymerase III subunit delta' translates to MSFADIRDQEIALRLLRNFIEHERIPNGLLFWGPGGVGKQLAAIEFAKALNCREAKIDACGQCISCRKIAHGNHPDIRVLAPKDKSRMIKREEIDEVNEFASLRPFESQWRIFVMLDAERMNPSAQNHFLKTLEEPPGRSLFILISEHPRMLLPTIRSRCQAVRFRQLRRETVSELLRRDRDLPTDLADSIAEIAEGQMSRALDLVDSEKRKVAFSLVERLASGDDPVVMAEEFAAFLEDQRKQIEAAVKAEAASDAMDEQSRGDAESAKEERLALMAATVRRDIVEYLYLMQTWYRDVLVADATGGTGHVWNKDSKDGLGTSRGGDPGAKIVAIEQARVNLDRFIPEERVFRDLFFALAAR
- a CDS encoding dTMP kinase, whose protein sequence is MSGLFITFEGIEGCGKSTQVALLRGRIEAEGRKVVVTREPGGTVTGERIREIVLDPANKDIKPVTELLLYSTARAQHVDELIRPALNAGTIVICDRFADSTTAYQGAGRAIERGIIRAAHEIATRETWPDLTILLDLPAEIGLERAGAARELDRIESEPLAFHRAVRNEFLRIAEHDPLRVRTVDATRTVEELSDIIWRIVEPHLP
- a CDS encoding prephenate dehydrogenase/arogenate dehydrogenase family protein — translated: MNPRFGTVTIVGVGLLGGSLGLALKDRGLAKLVRGVGRRQEVLETARAMRAIDEGTLDLAGAMKGADLVVLCTPAALVPQQLDVVRTRIAPHVVVTDVASTKAEICAHIRTNWSEPYRFVGSHPMAGSEKYGPEHSTPHLYDGCVTIVEPKDNHADDAHELVCALWRSVGSRVVEIPPQLHDDVVARTSHIPHIIAALVAELAAGGGDVKDLVGKGFRDVTRIAEGRAEIWRDICLTNRDAIVAGLREFGEDVEAICGIIEQGNADELDAFFQSAQAARRKALGE
- the hisA gene encoding 1-(5-phosphoribosyl)-5-[(5-phosphoribosylamino)methylideneamino]imidazole-4-carboxamide isomerase; its protein translation is MRIVPAVDIRGGLCVNLVQGDYAQETVFSKDPVDQAAQWRDGGAEIVHVVDLDGAKAGHVCIADALRAMSLAGIRTEVGGGIRTMRDLETVFGAGTDRAILGTAAHKDPAFLRDAVAAFPGKIAVGIDARAGKVSLNAWLEDTGTDAVEFAKQVEDAGASRIIYTDILSDGMMKGPNVDATRAVARAVGIPVTVSGGMSSLDDVRRVCAAERDGVDEVIVGRALYLGAFTLQEAIAVAREQG
- the rplT gene encoding 50S ribosomal protein L20; the protein is MPRATNSPASRDRRKKILKRAKGYRGAHSKLLKTAKQQVDHSGVYAFRDRRVRKREFRQLWIARINAAARAAGIPYSRFMQGLKLANIDVNRKMLAEIAATDEASFAKIVELVKAKLAAA
- the rpmI gene encoding 50S ribosomal protein L35, translating into MPKMKTNRATAKRLKRTASGKFKRNSAFVRHKLTHKSQKRKRSLRKATLTSDAEKQRLKILLPYG
- a CDS encoding translation initiation factor IF-3, giving the protein MRVNEQIIARQVRVIDEQGNQLGIMSPPDALRDAYERGLDLVEVAPNASPTVCRIMDYGKYKYQQSKRMKESRKHQTVIHVKEVKYRPKIDDHDFDYKTNHVREFLQEGNKVKVTITFRGREMAHPEFGQQILQRVLDSTKDLCQEQHDASKVRLEGRQMVVVLSPTK
- a CDS encoding DUF1080 domain-containing protein, yielding MLTLLVLHAACFAAPDNTLTDQEKSDGWVLLFDGKTLDGWTTPEGAQSKTPIQDGCINPHGCGGYMMTYKEPLGDFVLACDFKISPKCNSGIFVRTFPLTPLPGKDVGWNGVEIAIDDTTEAGYVDTGAIYDLSKPAKNAMKPVGEWNHIEITCKGPVITVVLNGEKVNECDLSKFTEPNKRPDGSAHKFDHPFNTHPQKGYIGLQDHGSDCWYKNIKIRPLKG
- a CDS encoding aldehyde dehydrogenase family protein, translating into MDHVAPDRPSSSAPEDGAPLRGKPAALHEADAGEQQAPFSAETERARHAQQRWAQVPINERLRRVRAFRHELVDASRRICKTIAGDVGKRYDETLVAEVLPLAQECRFLEANARRILRPRKSPLRTRPILLWGQRDVTFRRPRGVVAVIGTWNLPMAINVVPILHALTAGNAVLFKPSEVAPRTGELIADLIARAGFPDGLFQLLPASRDAGPQLAEADIDHVAFTGSSTTGRVLASTLGRRLVTSTLELSGCDLLLLLEDGNVPLAARGAWFGATANAGQACVGTRRAFVPRSLLEPFLDALVPLVECAAPVPLILSAQVKLADRLIADALGHGARLIRREGVEPADGHVQPAALVQPAPDTLACREAYFVPLLTVVPYDTVEQALAWDAECSYSLAASVFTADVARARTVATRLRCGVVHVNDVIIPMAHPATSFGGSGASGWGRTKGVEGLLEMTVPQVVSAVSGSFRPHFDTLGTHWFFDPDSFEALIKLFHARSLRDKFGAARHLAGQVLGTRQRGPSDRFRDSQ